A single region of the Lotus japonicus ecotype B-129 chromosome 4, LjGifu_v1.2 genome encodes:
- the LOC130711048 gene encoding tubulin beta-1 chain: MREILHVQAGQCGNQIGGKFWEVMCDEHGIDQSGSYVGNSHLQLERVNVYYNEASGGRYVPRAVLMDLEPGTMDSLRSGPYGKIFRPDNFVFGQNGAGNNWAKGHYTEGAELIDSVLDVVRKEAENCDCLQGFQICHSLGGGTGSGMGTLLISKIREEYPDRMMMTFSVFPSPKVSDTVVEPYNATLSIHQLVENADECMVLDNEALYDICFRTLKLTNPSFGDLNHLISTTMSGVTCCLRFPGQLNSDLRKLAVNLIPFPRLHFFMVGFAPLTSRGSQQYSSLTIPELTQQMWDARNMMCAADPRHGRYLTASAMFRGKMSTKEVDQQMINVQNKNSSYFVEWIPNNVKSSVCDIPPTGLSMSSTFIGNSTSIQEMFRRVSEQFTVMFKRKAFLHWYTAEGMDEMEFTEAESNMNDLVAEYQQYQDATAVEEEEGDEEEEEFDT, encoded by the exons ATGAGAGAAATCCTTCATGTTCAAGCTGGCCAATGTGGCAACCAAATTGGAGGCAAGTTTTGGGAGGTTATGTGTGATGAACATGGCATAGATCAGAGTGGAAGTTATGTAGGCAACTCTCATCTTCAACTTGAGAGGGTTAATGTGTACTACAATGAAGCAAGTGGTGGACGCTACGTTCCTCGAGCTGTTCTCATGGATCTTGAACCGGGGACTATGGATAGCTTGCGCTCCGGTCCTTATGGAAAAATATTCCGGCCTGATAACTTCGTGTTCGGCCAAAATGGAGCTGGAAACAACTGGGCTAAAGGGCATTATACTGAGGGAGCTGAGCTTATTGACTCAGTTCTTGATGTTGTTCGTAAAGAAGCTGAGAACTGTGATTGCTTGCAAG GCTTCCAAATTTGTCATTCACTGGGAGGTGGAACTGGATCTGGAATGGGTACCCTGCTGATCTCAAAGATCAGAGAAGAGTATCCTGATAGGATGATGATGACTTTCTCAGTGTTCCCTTCTCCTAAGGTCTCTGACACTGTGGTTGAGCCTTACAATGCCACCCTCTCTATTCATCAACTAGTTGAAAATGCGGATGAGTGCATGGTCCTTGATAATGAGGCACTCTATGATATCTGTTTCCGAACACTCAAGCTCACAAATCCAAGTT TTGGTGATCTGAACCATTTGATCTCAACAACAATGAGTGGAGTAACATGTTGCCTCCGGTTTCCAGGCCAACTCAACTCAGATCTCCGCAAACTAGCTGTTAACCTTATCCCTTTCCCTCGCCTCCACTTCTTCATGGTTGGTTTTGCCCCCTTAACTTCAAGGGGTTCTCAACAGTACAGTTCCCTCACCATCCCTGAGCTCACTCAGCAGATGTGGGATGCAAGAAACATGATGTGTGCTGCAGACCCAAGACACGGCAG GTATCTGACCGCTTCGGCCATGTTTCGTGGCAAGATGAGCACAAAGGAGGTGGACCAACAGATGATAAACGTGCAGAACAAGAACTCATCATACTTTGTGGAGTGGATACCAAACAATGTGAAGTCAAGTGTTTGTGACATCCCACCAACTGGGTTGTCAATGTCCTCCACTTTCATTGGAAATTCCACTTCCATTCAGGAGATGTTTAGGCGAGTTTCGGAACAGTTCACTGTGATGTTCAAGAGAAAGGCCTTCTTGCATTGGTACACTGCAGAGGGTATGGATGAGATGGAGTTTACTGAGGCTGAGAGTAACATGAATGACTTGGTAGCTGAGTACCAACAGTATCAAGATGCTACAGCAGTGGAAGAAGAGGAGGgtgatgaagaggaggaagagtttGATACATAA
- the LOC130713508 gene encoding AT-hook motif nuclear-localized protein 5-like gives MDGREAMAFSGGSAYFMHRGGVPGSGSGTQVGGGGGGGFQGPPGFRALSSNPGIQAQSNARVQGGSVGPSPTFSVEPQVRADFNRGSIIGASSGTPSSEPVKKKRGRPRKYGPDGPGPVSLKLSPMSAPANPNQGSTTSSEKRGRGRPPGSGRKQQLALLGDWMNSSAGVAFSPHVITIAVGEDIVAKLLSLSQQRPRALCILSGTGTVSSVTLRQPASTNTSVTFEGRFQILCLSGSYLVSEDGGPSNRTGGISVSLSSPEGHVIGGGAATLIAGSPVQVVLGSFVYGGGSKTKTKQEATDRDESSEPLQHSDKLPSPASAPPSQNYISPATGIWPGSRPPDLKSVHAHTGIDLTRG, from the exons ATGGATGGGAGAGAAGCTATGGCATTTTCTGGTGGCTCTGCATATTTCATGCATAGAGGAGGGGTCCCAGGGTCTGGCTCTGGGACTCAggtaggaggaggaggaggtgggggGTTTCAAGGACCCCCTGGATTCAGAGCGTTGTCGTCGAACCCTGGCATTCAAGCTCAGTCAAATGCCAGGGTTCAGGGTGGCTCTGTTGGTCCTAGTCCAACATTTTCAGTGGAGCCTCAGGTTCGTGCCGATTTTAATCGCGGCAGTATCATTGGTGCCTCTTCTGGGACACCTTCGAGTGAGCctgtgaaaaagaaaagagggaGACCTCGTAAATACGGTCCTGATGGACCAGGACCAGTTTCTTTGAAACTGTCTCCAATGTCTGCCCCTGCTAATCCTAACCAGGGTTCGACCACATCGTCTGAGAAACGCGGTAGAGGCCGCCCACCTGGATCTGGAAGGAAGCAACAGCTAGCCCTTTTAG GTGATTGGATGAATAGTTCAGCAGGGGTGGCTTTTTCTCCACATGTTATCACCATTGCTGTTGGGGAG GACATTGTAGCGAAGTTATTGTCATTATCACAGCAGAGACCAAGGGCACTTTGCATCTTATCGGGCACTGGAACAGTTTCTTCAGTTACTCTCCGACAGCCTGCTTCCACCAATACCAGTGTAACTTTTGAG GGGCGATTCCAAATATTATGCTTGTCTGGTTCTTACTTGGTGTCTGAAGATGGAGGACCCTCAAACAGAACAGGTGGCATAAGTGTTTCTCTTTCTAGCCCTGAAGGTCATGTTATTGGTGGTGGTGCTGCTACGCTTATTGCTGGAAGTCCAGTGCAG GTGGTATTGGGCAGTTTTGTGTATGGTGGTGGCTCTAAGACAAAGACCAAGCAAGAGGCCACTGACAGAGATGAAAGTTCTGAGCCTCTTCAGCACAGTGACAAGTTACCTTCTCCAGCCAGTGCCCCACCTAGTCAAAACTACATCTCCCCTGCAACCGGCATTTGGCCTGGATCGCGACCACCGGACCTGAAAAGCGTGCATGCACACACTGGCATCGACTTGACACGTGGCTGA
- the LOC130714542 gene encoding probable glutathione peroxidase 8, with amino-acid sequence MSTESTKDHPKSLYDFSVKDAKGSDVDLSTYKGKVLLIVNVASKCGMSNSNYVELNQLHEKYKDKGLEILAFPCNQFGEEEPGSNDQISEFVCTRFKSEFPIFDKIEVNGENSAPLYKFLKLGKWGIFGDDIQWNFAKFLVDKDGQVVDRYYPTTSPLSLERDIRKLLGIV; translated from the exons ATGAGCACCGAATCCACTAAGGATCATCCAAAGTCCCTGTACGATTTTTCTGTCAAG GATGCTAAGGGCAGTGATGTAGATCTTTCCACTTACAAGGGAAAAGTGCTTCTGATTGTTAATGTTGCTTCCAAATG TGGCATGTCCAACTCAAATTATGTGGAGTTAAATCAGCTACATGAGAAGTACAAGGACAAAG GCCTGGAGATTCTGGCATTTCCATGTAATCAATTTGGTGAGGAAGAACCCGGAAGCAATGATCAAATTTCTGAGTTCGTCTGCACTCGCTTTAAATCAGAATTCCCCATATTTGATAAG ATTGAAGTGAATGGGGAAAATTCTGCTCCTTTGTATAAATTCTTAAAGTTAGGTAAGTGGGGAATTTTTGGGGATGATATTCAGTGGAACTTTGCCAAGTTTCTGGTTGACAAGGATGGCCAAGTGGTGGATCGCTATTATCCCACAACTTCTCCTCTTAGCCTTGAG CGAGATATTCGTAAGCTACTTGGTATTGTATGA
- the LOC130713843 gene encoding probable phospholipid hydroperoxide glutathione peroxidase: MLCTRILFFSRTIRFAAPLSSSSLHSFVFSNSPITLSRSYHSSLLTTTSFPIKSLVSTSTTPFSFTLRPDHTMAAPTSVYDFTVKDARGNDVNLGDYKGKVLLIVNVASQCGLTNSNYTELSQLYEKYKSKGLEILGFPCNQFGAQEPGDNEQIQEFVCTRFKAEFPVFDKVDVNGDSAAPLYKYLKSSKGGLFGDKIKWNFSKFLVDKEGNVVERYAPTTSPLSIEKDLVKLLGA, translated from the exons ATGCTCTGTACTCGCATCTTGTTCTTCTCCAGAACTATAAGATTCGCTGCtcctctttcttcatcttctcttcatTCCTTCGTCTTCTCAAATTCTCCCATCACCCTCTCGCGTTCTTATCACTCTTCTCTGCTTACTACTACTAGTTTTCCAATCAAATCACTTGTTTCTACTTCAACAACCCCTTTCTCTTTCACTCTCAGACCAGATCACACTATGGCTGCCCCCACATCCGTTTATGATTTCACCGTCAAA gatGCCAGAGGAAATGATGTTAATCTTGGTGACTACAAAGGAAAAGTCCTCTTGATTGTCAATGTTGCCTCACAATG TGGGTTGACTAATTCAAATTACACAGAGCTCAGCCAGTTGTATGAGAAATACAAATCAAAAG GTCTTGAAATTCTGGGTTTCCCATGTAATCAGTTTGGGGCACAGGAGCCTGGAGATAATGAACAGATACAAGAGTTTGTTTGCACTCGCTTCAAAGCTGAGTTCCCTGTTTTTGACAAG GTTGATGTGAACGGTGACAGTGCCGCTCCACTCTACAAATATCTAAAATCAAGCAAGGGAGGACTCTTTGGAGATAAAATCAAATGGAACTTCTCCAAGTTCCTTGTTGACAAAGAAGGAAATGTTGTTGAACGTTATGCACCAACAACTTCTCCTTTGAGCATTGAG AAGGACTTGGTGAAATTGTTGGGTGCATGA
- the LOC130711733 gene encoding glutathione S-transferase T1-like: protein MMKLKVYADRMSQPSRAVLIFCKVNGIDFEEIKIELSKRQHLSPEFHAINPFKKVPAIVDGRFKLFESHAILIYLACAFPGVADHWYPSDISRRARIQSVLDWHHLNLRPGAASYVLNTVLAPLLGRQLNQQAAAEAEKVLISSLSTIENIWLKGNGRYLLGGLRPSIADLSLVCEIMQLELLDEKDRDRILGPHKKVQQWIESTKNATRPHFDEVHNVLYKLKTKLSVQQSKQADSVMEPRIKTPLTSKL, encoded by the exons ATGATGAAGCTGAAAGTGTATGCGGACCGCATGTCCCAGCCATCTCGTGCGGTTCTTATCTTCTGCAA AGTCAATGGAATCGATTTTGAGGAGATCAAGATTGAACTATCCAAACGCCAGCACTTATCTCCAGAATTTCATG CTATTAACCCTTTCAAGAAAGTCCCTGCTATTGTTGATGGAAGGTTCAAGCTATTTGAgag TCATGCAATTCTTATCTATCTTGCTTGTGCCTTCCCAGGAGTTGCTGACCATTG GTACCCATCTGATATTTCCAGGAGAGCTAGAATTCAGTCTGTGTTAGATTGGCACCACCTGAATTTGCGCCCCGGAGCAG CATCATATGTTCTAAATACTGTACTAGCTCCATTATTGGGTCGTCAGCTAAACCAACAAGCAGCTGCTGAAGCTGAGAAAGTTTTGATATCATCCCTGTCAACAATAGAGAACATTTGGCTTAAGGGGAATGGTCGATACTTGCTTGGTGGCCTCCGACCGTCCATTGCAGACCTGAGCCTGGTTTGTGAGATTATGCAATTGGAG CTTTTAGACGAGAAGGACCGAGATCGTATTCTTGGTCCGCACAAGAAAGTTCAGCAGTGGATTGAGAGCACAAAAAATGCAACGAGGCCTCATTTTGACGAAGTTCATAATGTCCTCTATAAGCTCAAAACAAAGCTTTCGGTGCAACAATCTAAGCAGGCAGATAGCGTGATGGAACCTAGGATTAAAACCCCACTAACTTCAAAGTTGTGA
- the LOC130713438 gene encoding uncharacterized protein LOC130713438, which translates to MGAGGLLRDELGQWVRGFQAFQAGGNPLLSEAWALKIGLQMTWDAGFRDMICNLDCGELLKSLGEVDSRHFLPILDDIIKLLDRPWRVSLSAFSRDCNMHADWLANRGASNPKLSLCLLDTPPMELETLIMRDRFAAL; encoded by the coding sequence ATGGGGGCGGGAGGGTTGCTGCGCGATGAGCTAGGGCAGTGGGTGAGAGGTTTCCAGGCTTTCCAAGCAGGAGGGAACCCACTGTTATCAGAAGCTTGGGCCTTGAAAATAGGATTACAGATGACTTGGGATGCAGGCTTCAGAGATATGATTTGCAATTTGGATTGTGGTGAGCTTCTAAAATCCTTGGGAGAGGTTGACAGCAGACATTTCCTCCCTATCTTGGATGATATTATTAAGTTATTGGATAGACCGTGGAGAGTCTCTTTGAGTGCCTTCAGCCGTGATTGTAACATGCATGCCGACTGGTTAGCCAACAGAGGAGCTTCGAACCCAAAACTGTCTCTTTGTCTTCTAGATACTCCGCCTATGGAGCTTGAAACCCTCATTATGAGGGATCGTTTTGCTGCTTTGTAg
- the LOC130711047 gene encoding serine/threonine-protein kinase BSK7-like produces the protein MGCEFSKCCWGAEQGDPVPEPQVDETEENVEGNGLSSFHEYTIDQLKNATSGFSVENIVSEHGEKAPNVVYKGKLENQMRIAVKRFNKSAWPDAQQFLGEAKAVGQLRNPRLANLLGCCCEGDERLLVSEYMPNDTLAKHLFHWETQPMKWAMRLRVALHLAQALEYCTSKGRALYHDLNAYRVLFDDDYNPKLSCFGLMKNSRDGKSYSTNLAFTPPEYLRTGRVTPESVTYSFGTLLLDLLSGKHIPPSHALDLIRDRNLQMLTDSCLEGQFSDDEGTELVRLASRCLQSEPRERPNPKSLATALIPLQKDSEVPSNVLMGIPEGPASFPLSPLGEACLRMDLTSLHEVLEKIGYKDDEGSATELSFQMWTNQMQETLNSKKKGDAAFRHKDFKTAIDSYTHFIEVGTMVSPTMYARRSLSYLINNMPNEALNDALQVQIITPVWYIAYYLQAVALLALGKENEAQVALKEGSSLETKKNTN, from the exons ATGGGTTGTGAATTCTCTAAATGCTGCTGGGGTGCAGAACAAGGGGATCCTGTTCCTGAGCCTCAAGTTGATG AAACTGAAGAAAATGTTGAGGGCAATGGGTTGTCGTCGTTTCATGAATATACAATTGATCAGCTTAAGAATGCTACCTCTGGATTTTCAGTTGAAAATATAGTTTCTGAGCATGGAGAAAAGGCTCCTAATGTTGTATATAAAGGGAAACTTGAAAATCAAATGAGAATTGCAGTCAAACGGTTCAACAAATCAGCCTGGCCTGACGCCCAACAATTTTTG gGAGAGGCCAAAGCTGTTGGTCAGCTAAGGAACCCAAGATTGGCAAATCTGCTTGGATGTTGCTGTGAAGGTGATGAGAGGCTACTTGTATCGGAATATATGCCCAATGATACTTTGGCAAAGCACTTGTTCCATT GGGAAACTCAGCCCATGAAATGGGCAATGCGACTGAGAGTTGCTTTGCACCTAGCCCAAGCTCTAGAGTACTGTACCAGCAAAGGACGTGCACTATATCACGATTTAAATGCTTACAGAGTTCTTTTTGATGAT GACTACAATCCTAAACTTTCATGCTTTGGTCTGATGAAAAACAGTCGAGATGggaaaagttatagtacgaacTTGGCATTTACTCCGCCTGAGTATCTGAGGACAG GTAGAGTTACTCCAGAGAGCGTAACTTATAGTTTTGGGACCCTTTTGCTTGACCTTCTTAGTGGGAAACATATTCCTCCAAGCCAT GCGCTTGACCTGATTAGGGACAGGAACCTTCAGATGCTAACAGACTCATGTTTAGAAGGACAATTTTCAGATGATGAGGGGACTGAATTAGTTCGTCTAGCCTCACGATGCTTACAATCTGAACCGCGAGAGCGTCCTAATCCTAAGTCCTTGGCAACTGCTCTTATACCCCTACAGAAGGATTCTGAG gTCCCTTCTAATGTGCTGATGGGTATACCAGAGGGCCCTGCATCTTTTCCCCTTTCGCCACTCGGGGAAGCTTGTCTACGAATGGATCTGACTTCCCTGCATGAGGTGCTGGAGAAAATTGGGTACAAAGATGATGAAGGCTCAGCAACAGAG CTTTCATTCCAAATGTGGACCAACCAGATGCAGGAAACATTGAACTCGAAGAAGAAGGGAGATGCTGCTTTTCGGCATAAGGACTTTAAAACTGCAATTGATAGCTATACACAT TTCATTGAAGTTGGAACCATGGTTTCTCCGACCATGTACGCTCGTCGAAGTCTGTCCTATCTCATTAACAATATGCCAAATGAAGCACTAAATGATGCATTGCAGGTACAGATAATAACACCTGTTTGGTACATTGCATATTATTTACAAGCTGTTGCTCTTTTAGCATTGGGCAAGGAGAATGAGGCACAAGTGGCACTTAAAGAGGGTTCTTCACTTGAGACTAAAAAGAACACAAACTAG